In Camelina sativa cultivar DH55 chromosome 16, Cs, whole genome shotgun sequence, a single window of DNA contains:
- the LOC104751834 gene encoding uncharacterized protein LOC104751834 isoform X2 — protein sequence MGKIQHGSHECELASPKIVGNGICNICFKDEPVEFACDPCNFDLCKACSDLPLKMSHHLHPEHPLEFRIGEDDRKTKYMVCVGCGNMSSGTYYYECDKCEVYLDLGCALRKSITTGWEAKEMLHYSHEHLLKRCRPGPDSKGSCLLCEQPLSFTAICYGCVHCYMFLHERCLDLPTEIQHPIHSIHSLKRLDYIQTFDWKKVCNACLRRFVGVPFGCLECEFYLHLSCADALLRGFLYKSHEHRLFYVESTRRVANERIKSPCLICKETVTYNKFYYLCVVCDLKCHTECLEIPEYVVKKTYHIHQLRYKRVGARDGDEDEDDFLEYCGVCETMLILGYPAYSCEECDFLGHIECILREEEPSPLYLKDLYSCSKLGYTRSQNLNDLVGTSEFEDRLLVNSFNHIHVMKLIHMCELEEEGNCNMCGTKIHDNPCKCETCSFQSHDFCAELGRPSTHQFHLNHALTLLPISPRWIQRKCESCKKDVEGFNLFCRTCNFIIHIKCVLKDKKMHGALRMGQKTIGSLVGICIQGIHNLFQVMVSRSNPIACSICDEKLSGKSLSCVTCGDICHPLCVQVGRIKLLGHPFHSHHILAISLQGGSKCTACQLDITKYGYHCSICEVVFHIGCIKAVTLPSMIKSHSHYLYNFWNNDLRVARACSVCTRPCGVSFYGCIDCMYSAHAECVGFPSNVKNQRHQHTLTQIHTSDWTTVRKQQKRNNFKTSILCTLSVISLTF from the exons ATGGGAAAGATCCAACATGGATCCCATGAATGCGAGTTGGCATCGCCGAAGATCGTCGGAAATGGGATCTGCAACATCTGCTTCAAAGATGAACCTGTCGAATTCGCCTGCGACCCTTGTAACTTCGATCTCTGCAAAGCGTGCTCGGATCTTCCCCTAAAGATGTCACACCATCTCCACCCGGAGCACCCTCTAGAGTTTCGTATTGGCGAGGATGACCGTAAAACCAAATACATGGTTTGCGTCGGGTGCGGGAACATGTCCTCTGGAACATACTACTACGAGTGTGACAAGTGTGAGGTGTATCTTGATTTGGGCTGTGCACTTCGGAAGAGCATAACAACGGGTTGGGAAGCCAAAGAAATGCTCCATTACAGCCATGAACACTTGCTCAAAAGGTGTAGGCCAGGACCAGATTCCAAAGGCTCTTGCCTTCTCTGTGAGCAACCTCTCTCTTTCACTGCAATATGTTACGGTTGCGTTCACTGTTACATGTTTCTTCACGAGCGCTGCCTTGATCTACCCACAGAGATTCAACATCCCATTCATTCTATCCACTCTCTCAAACGCCTTGATTATATACAAACTTTTGACTGGAAGAAAGTTTGTAATGCATGTCTTCGTCGATTTGTTGGTGTCCCATTTGGTTGCTTAGAATGTGAGTTTTACCTTCATCTGAGTTGTGCAGATGCCTTGTTGCGGGGTTTTTTGTACAAGTCTCATGAACACAGGCTGTTTTATGTAGAAAGTACTCGTCGTGTCGCTAATGAGAGAATAAAATCCCCATGTCTAATATGCAAGGAAACTGTTACCTATAACAAATTCTATTATTTGTGCGTCGTATGTGATTTAAAATGTCATACTGAATGTCTTGAGATACCTGAATATGTGGTCAAGAAAACCTATCACATCCATCAACTTAGATATAAAAGAGTCGGAGCCAGGGACGGGGACGAGGACGAGGACGATTTTTTGGAGTATTGTGGTGTTTGTGAGACGATGTTAATATTAGGATATCCTGCATACTCTTGTGAAGAATGTGATTTTCTCGGCCACATTGAATGCATTCTACGCGag GAAGAGCCTTCCCCATTGTACTTGAAAGATTTGTACTCTTGCAGCAAATTAGGCTACACAAGATCCCAAAATCTCAATGACCTTGTAGGAACTAGTGAATTTGAAGATAGATTACTG GTTAATAGCTTCAATCATATTCATGTGATGAAACTGATCCACATGTGTGAGCTTGAGGAAGAAGGAAACTGCAACATGTGTGGTACAAAGATACATGATAATCCTTGCAAATGTGAGACATGTAGCTTCCAATCACATGATTTCTGTGCAGAGCTGGGGCGGCCATCTACGCATCAATTTCATCTGAACCATGCTTTGACCCTTCTACCAATTTCCCCAAGATGGATTCAAAGAAAGTGTGAGTCATGCAAAAAGGATGTAGAAGGGTTCAATCTCTTCTGTCGTACATGCAATTTTATCATCCACATCAAGTGCgttttgaaagataaaaagatGCATGGTGCATTACGCATGGGTCAAAAAACCATTGGATCATTGGTAGGAATTTGCATACAAGGCATACATAACTTGTTTCAAGTTATGGTCTCAAGGTCAAATCCTATCGCTTGTTCTATTTGTGATGAGAAGTTGTCTGGAAAATCTTTGTCATGTGTGACGTGTGGAGATATATGTCACCCTCTCTGTGTCCAAGTTGGGAGAATAAAACTACTTGGTCATCCATTTCACTCTCATCACATACTAGCAATTTCACTTCAAGGCGGATCCAAGTGCACCGCCTGCCAACTAGATATTACAAAGTATGGCTATCATTGTTCCATTTGCGAAGTCGTTTTCCATATTGGTTGCATCAAAGCAGTGACACTCCCAAGCATGATCAAGTCTCATAGTCACTATCTCTATAACTTTTGGAACAATGATTTGAGGGTGGCTCGAGCTTGCAGTGTATGTACTAGGCCATGTGGTGTGTCGTTCTACGGATGTATTGACTGTATGTACAGTGCTCATGCAGAGTGTGTGGGGTTTCCATCTAATGTGAAGAATCAAAGACATCAGCATACTCTCACACAAATACACACTTCTGACTg GACGACCGTGAGGAAGCAACAGAAGAGGAACAACTTCAAGACATCTATCTTATGTACCTTGAGCGTGATCTCCTTGACCTTTTAA
- the LOC104751834 gene encoding uncharacterized protein LOC104751834 isoform X1: protein MGKIQHGSHECELASPKIVGNGICNICFKDEPVEFACDPCNFDLCKACSDLPLKMSHHLHPEHPLEFRIGEDDRKTKYMVCVGCGNMSSGTYYYECDKCEVYLDLGCALRKSITTGWEAKEMLHYSHEHLLKRCRPGPDSKGSCLLCEQPLSFTAICYGCVHCYMFLHERCLDLPTEIQHPIHSIHSLKRLDYIQTFDWKKVCNACLRRFVGVPFGCLECEFYLHLSCADALLRGFLYKSHEHRLFYVESTRRVANERIKSPCLICKETVTYNKFYYLCVVCDLKCHTECLEIPEYVVKKTYHIHQLRYKRVGARDGDEDEDDFLEYCGVCETMLILGYPAYSCEECDFLGHIECILREEEPSPLYLKDLYSCSKLGYTRSQNLNDLVGTSEFEDRLLVNSFNHIHVMKLIHMCELEEEGNCNMCGTKIHDNPCKCETCSFQSHDFCAELGRPSTHQFHLNHALTLLPISPRWIQRKCESCKKDVEGFNLFCRTCNFIIHIKCVLKDKKMHGALRMGQKTIGSLVGICIQGIHNLFQVMVSRSNPIACSICDEKLSGKSLSCVTCGDICHPLCVQVGRIKLLGHPFHSHHILAISLQGGSKCTACQLDITKYGYHCSICEVVFHIGCIKAVTLPSMIKSHSHYLYNFWNNDLRVARACSVCTRPCGVSFYGCIDCMYSAHAECVGFPSNVKNQRHQHTLTQIHTSDWYNCFICKSPTYGVLYTCYHCKVIFEKECFMSTDDREEATEEEQLQDIYLMYLERDLLDLLRIQ, encoded by the exons ATGGGAAAGATCCAACATGGATCCCATGAATGCGAGTTGGCATCGCCGAAGATCGTCGGAAATGGGATCTGCAACATCTGCTTCAAAGATGAACCTGTCGAATTCGCCTGCGACCCTTGTAACTTCGATCTCTGCAAAGCGTGCTCGGATCTTCCCCTAAAGATGTCACACCATCTCCACCCGGAGCACCCTCTAGAGTTTCGTATTGGCGAGGATGACCGTAAAACCAAATACATGGTTTGCGTCGGGTGCGGGAACATGTCCTCTGGAACATACTACTACGAGTGTGACAAGTGTGAGGTGTATCTTGATTTGGGCTGTGCACTTCGGAAGAGCATAACAACGGGTTGGGAAGCCAAAGAAATGCTCCATTACAGCCATGAACACTTGCTCAAAAGGTGTAGGCCAGGACCAGATTCCAAAGGCTCTTGCCTTCTCTGTGAGCAACCTCTCTCTTTCACTGCAATATGTTACGGTTGCGTTCACTGTTACATGTTTCTTCACGAGCGCTGCCTTGATCTACCCACAGAGATTCAACATCCCATTCATTCTATCCACTCTCTCAAACGCCTTGATTATATACAAACTTTTGACTGGAAGAAAGTTTGTAATGCATGTCTTCGTCGATTTGTTGGTGTCCCATTTGGTTGCTTAGAATGTGAGTTTTACCTTCATCTGAGTTGTGCAGATGCCTTGTTGCGGGGTTTTTTGTACAAGTCTCATGAACACAGGCTGTTTTATGTAGAAAGTACTCGTCGTGTCGCTAATGAGAGAATAAAATCCCCATGTCTAATATGCAAGGAAACTGTTACCTATAACAAATTCTATTATTTGTGCGTCGTATGTGATTTAAAATGTCATACTGAATGTCTTGAGATACCTGAATATGTGGTCAAGAAAACCTATCACATCCATCAACTTAGATATAAAAGAGTCGGAGCCAGGGACGGGGACGAGGACGAGGACGATTTTTTGGAGTATTGTGGTGTTTGTGAGACGATGTTAATATTAGGATATCCTGCATACTCTTGTGAAGAATGTGATTTTCTCGGCCACATTGAATGCATTCTACGCGag GAAGAGCCTTCCCCATTGTACTTGAAAGATTTGTACTCTTGCAGCAAATTAGGCTACACAAGATCCCAAAATCTCAATGACCTTGTAGGAACTAGTGAATTTGAAGATAGATTACTG GTTAATAGCTTCAATCATATTCATGTGATGAAACTGATCCACATGTGTGAGCTTGAGGAAGAAGGAAACTGCAACATGTGTGGTACAAAGATACATGATAATCCTTGCAAATGTGAGACATGTAGCTTCCAATCACATGATTTCTGTGCAGAGCTGGGGCGGCCATCTACGCATCAATTTCATCTGAACCATGCTTTGACCCTTCTACCAATTTCCCCAAGATGGATTCAAAGAAAGTGTGAGTCATGCAAAAAGGATGTAGAAGGGTTCAATCTCTTCTGTCGTACATGCAATTTTATCATCCACATCAAGTGCgttttgaaagataaaaagatGCATGGTGCATTACGCATGGGTCAAAAAACCATTGGATCATTGGTAGGAATTTGCATACAAGGCATACATAACTTGTTTCAAGTTATGGTCTCAAGGTCAAATCCTATCGCTTGTTCTATTTGTGATGAGAAGTTGTCTGGAAAATCTTTGTCATGTGTGACGTGTGGAGATATATGTCACCCTCTCTGTGTCCAAGTTGGGAGAATAAAACTACTTGGTCATCCATTTCACTCTCATCACATACTAGCAATTTCACTTCAAGGCGGATCCAAGTGCACCGCCTGCCAACTAGATATTACAAAGTATGGCTATCATTGTTCCATTTGCGAAGTCGTTTTCCATATTGGTTGCATCAAAGCAGTGACACTCCCAAGCATGATCAAGTCTCATAGTCACTATCTCTATAACTTTTGGAACAATGATTTGAGGGTGGCTCGAGCTTGCAGTGTATGTACTAGGCCATGTGGTGTGTCGTTCTACGGATGTATTGACTGTATGTACAGTGCTCATGCAGAGTGTGTGGGGTTTCCATCTAATGTGAAGAATCAAAGACATCAGCATACTCTCACACAAATACACACTTCTGACTggtataattgttttatctgTAAATCACCCACCTATGGTGTATTATACACATGCTATCATTGCAAGgtcatatttgaaaaagaatGTTTCATGTCTACG GACGACCGTGAGGAAGCAACAGAAGAGGAACAACTTCAAGACATCTATCTTATGTACCTTGAGCGTGATCTCCTTGACCTTTTAAGAATACAATGA